The genomic window CGCTGCATGGTGCCGTCGGGCTCGCCCCGTCGCGATGACCGTCGCGCTCGTTCCCCATGACCCGCGCACGCCATGCCATGCGGGTTGCGCGCGGCGGTCATGGCGTGGGCCGGGCCGGCCTTTCATCATGGCGCCAACCAAAGGAGCCGAACATGAAAGCATGGGTGAGTCATCGCCCCGGGGGACCGGAGACGCTGGTGTGGCAGGAGCTGCCCGATCCGGTGCCCGCCGACGGCGAGGTGCTCGTGAAGATCGCCGCGGTGGGCGTCAACTATCCCGATGGGTTGCTGATCCGCGACCTCTACCAGGTCAGGCCCGAGCGGCCCTTCGTTCCGGGCAGCGAGTTCTGCGGGGTCGTGGAGCAGGCGGGCCCGGGCGTGTCGGGCCTGCGCGAGGGCGACCTCGTCATCGGCCGCTGCGGCTGGGGCGCCATGGCCGATCGCATCGCGGTGGCCGAACAGCGCTGCGTGCGCGTGCCGGCCGACACGCCGCGCACGCAGGCGGCCGCCTTCATGTTCGCCTATGCCACCGCCTACCACGCGCTGTGCGACGCCGCCCAGTTGCGCGCGCGGCAGACGGTGCTGGTGCTCGGCGCCGCGGGCGGCGTGGGTTCGGCCGCGGTCGAGGTCGCGCATGCGCTGGGCGCGCGCGTGGTGGCCGCCGTGTCCTCGCCTTCCAAGCTGGCCTTCGCGATGGCGCGCGGCGCGTCGGGCGGCCTGGTCTACGACCAGCAGGTCGAAGGCAGGGAGGCGCAGCAGGCGCTCGCGCGGCGCATCAAGGAGGCGGTGGGCGGCGACGGCTGCGACGTGGTGTTCGATCCGGTCGGCGGCGGCTACACCGAACCCGCCTTGCGCAGCCTGCGCCGCGGCGGCCGCCACCTGGTGGTGGGCT from Variovorax paradoxus includes these protein-coding regions:
- a CDS encoding NADPH:quinone oxidoreductase family protein → MKAWVSHRPGGPETLVWQELPDPVPADGEVLVKIAAVGVNYPDGLLIRDLYQVRPERPFVPGSEFCGVVEQAGPGVSGLREGDLVIGRCGWGAMADRIAVAEQRCVRVPADTPRTQAAAFMFAYATAYHALCDAAQLRARQTVLVLGAAGGVGSAAVEVAHALGARVVAAVSSPSKLAFAMARGASGGLVYDQQVEGREAQQALARRIKEAVGGDGCDVVFDPVGGGYTEPALRSLRRGGRHLVVGFTAGIPSVPLNLALLKSRHIVGVDWRSFVQEDPKLNDRNVHSLLAMWREGLLQPEVTETFALADAPSAIARLDARGALGKIVVVA